The proteins below come from a single Pristiophorus japonicus isolate sPriJap1 chromosome 18, sPriJap1.hap1, whole genome shotgun sequence genomic window:
- the LOC139229096 gene encoding testis-specific serine/threonine-protein kinase 6-like, protein MSGSKLLAQLGYKLGKTIGEGSYSKVKEAISKKYNKNVAIKVVDRKKVPKDFASKFLPRELAILRGIKHPHIVHVYEFIEVRNGKVYIVMELVSTNLLQLIQQRTCVSCQEAKCLFSQVTKAIKYLHERDIVHRDLKCENILLTEQMQVKLADFGFGRKSRGYPELSTTYCGSAAYSPPEVLLGVPYDPKKYDIWSMGVILYVIVTGYMPFNDSSISKLPEKQLMGVIYPEEITLEEKCQSLIEKLLTFSPPMRPTANQVTRHAWFRERK, encoded by the coding sequence ATGTCGGGGAGCAAACTACTAGCACAGTTAGGTTATAAACTGGGGAAAACTATCGGAGAAGGCAGCTACTCCAAGGTTAAAGAAGCCATTTCAAAAAAGTACAACAAAAATGTAGCAATCAAAGTGGTCGACAGGAAGAAAGTTCCAAAAGATTTTGCCAGCAAGTTCTTGCCAAGAGAGCTGGCCATTTTGAGAGGGATCAAGCATCCTCATATTGTCCATGTTTACGAGTTCATTGAGGTTCGTAATGGGAAAGTCTACATTGTCATGGAGTTGGTCTCTACAAATCTTCTACAGTTGATCCAACAGAGGACCTGTGTCTCATGCCAGGAGGCCAAGTGCTTGTTTTCTCAGGTCACCAAAGCCATCAAGTACCTCCATGAACGGGATATTGTCCATCGAGACCTCAAGTGCGAGAACATCCTCCTGACAGAACAGATGCAGGTGAAGTTAGCAGATTTTGGATTTGGGAGGAAGAGCCGAGGTTACCCAGAGCTCAGTACCACCTACTGTGGCTCAGCCGCCTACTCCCCCCCAGAGGTACTTCTGGGTGTGCCCTACGACCCCAAAAAGTATGATATCTGGAGTATGGGGGTGATCCTGTACGTAATAGTGACCGGCTACATGCCGTTCAATGACTCCAGCATCAGCAAGTTACCAGAAAAACAGCTTATGGGTGTGATTTATCCAGAAGAGATTACACTAGAAGAAAAGTGCCAGTCTTTGATAGAGAAATTGTTAACTTTCAGTCCACCGATGCGTCCAACAGCTAACCAAGTTACAAGACATGCATGGTTTAGAGAACGAAAATAA
- the LOC139229097 gene encoding testis-specific serine/threonine-protein kinase 6-like yields the protein MSGDTFLAELGYKLGKTIGEGSYSKVKVGSSKKYRENVAIKVVDRKKAPPDFVNKFLPRELAILRGIKHPHIVQVYEFIEVCNGKLYIVMEQAATDLLQLIQHRGHIPCNEARHLFSQIACAVKYLHEHDIVHRDLKCENILLTEEMQVKITDFGFGKKIHGYPDLSSTYCGSAAYAPPEVLMGVPYDPKKYDIWSLGIILYVIVTGCMPFDDSNISKLPKSQQKGVVYPESIQLDEKCQSLIRELLQFCPSGRPAANQIVKHAWLRDNK from the coding sequence ATGTCCGGAGACACATTTCTGGCTGAGTTAGGTTATAAACTAGGAAAAACCATCGGTGAAGGCAGCTACTCTAAAGTAAAAGTAGGCAGTTCTAAGAAGTACAGGGAGAATGTTGCCATAAAGGTAGTAGACAGGAAGAAGGCACCACCAGACTTTGTCAATAAGTTCCTGCCAAGGGAGTTGGCTATCTTGAGGGGAATCAAGCACCCTCATATTGTGCAGGTTTACGAATTCATTGAGGTTTGCAATGGGAAGCTCTACATTGTTATGGAGCAGGCGGCCACTGACCTCCTCCAGCTGATCCAACACAGGGGCCACATCCCATGCAATGAAGCCCGTCACTTGTTCTCGCAGATTGCCTGCGCGGTCAAATACCTTCACGAGCACGACATCGTCCACCGGGACCTCAAGTGCGAGAATATCCTTCTGACCGAGGAAATGCAGGTAAAGATCACCGACTTTGGATTCGGCAAGAAGATTCATGGGTACCCGGATCTTAGCAGCACTTACTGCGGCTCAGCGGCCTATGCCCCACCCGAGGTCCTCATGGGCGTCCCCTACGACCCCAAAAAGTACGACATTTGGAGTTTGGGGATCATCCTTTATGTGATAGTGACCGGCTGCATGCCGTTTGATGACTCAAACATCAGCAAGTTACCCAAGAGCCAGCAGAAAGGGGTGGTCTACCCAGAGAGCATCCAATTGGACGAGAAATGCCAATCCTTGATTCGGGAACTGCTGCAGTTCTGCCCCTCGGGACGACCAGCAGCCAATCAGATAGTCAAGCACGCCTGGCTTAGAGACAACAAGTAG